A section of the Allorhodopirellula heiligendammensis genome encodes:
- the leuS gene encoding leucine--tRNA ligase has product MVRYNPNEIEPRWQAYWETNQTFATPDLSDASGDVVKRYVLDMFPYPSGDGLHVGHPEGYTATDIVSRFARARGEFVLHPMGFDAFGLPAEEHAIRTGEHPRVQTQRNIDNFTRQLKMLGFSYDWNRVLATTDEGYFRWTQWIFLLLYDTWFDTTGQKGRPISELPIPAEVESQGERAIELYRDSRRLAYQDDALVNWCAKLGTVLANEEVVDGKSEVGGHPVKRIPLRQWMLRITDYAERLIDGLEDLQWPAGIKKLQSDWIGRSTGAEVDFYLQPGAHPTDAASDATANDAARGPYVAWKRERAANGFPTQPGRDALRVYTTRPDTLFGATYMVVSPEHPLIDLLVSPERKAEVDAYREQASFKSDRERTEGDRKKTGVFTGTHAINPADGRSIPVWVADYVLAGYGTGAIMAVPAHDIRDFEFAVAFDLPVIAVVDPPAEHAQREEILAGRACFVAEGVAINSGQYDGKTTDEVKSHLTSSLVEQGLARQAVNYKLRDWLFSRQRFWGEPFPILHELDNEGNPTGIKRGVPEHQLPVTLPELEDFKPHGRPEPPLAKADDDWLIVELDGKRYRRETNTMPQWAGSCWYYLRYIDPHNRERLIDPELERAWMPVDLYVGGAEHAVLHLLYSRFWHKVLYDRGYVTCPEPFGRLVNQGMILGEVEFTGYVDGDGNPVSTQHVRRDAEGNRVNKDGRAVESVKIAEGDVQKKGEGFVLVSDPAIKVDSRAFKMSKTRGNVVNPDGVVRDFGADSLRLYEMFMGPLEATKPWVMNGVGGVRGFLDRVWRLVVDEKADELCVSDAVVDTPCDEDQRRVLHQTIRKVTEDTESMSFNTAIAKMMEFSNHFTRSETRPREAIETFLVLLNPYAPHLCEELWRLLGHDESIALQPWPQWDEAALVESSIEIPVQLNGKLKTKINVSPDATQDQMIAAAMASELVTLAIDGKQVVKKIAVPGRMVNLVVK; this is encoded by the coding sequence ATGGTCCGCTACAACCCCAACGAGATCGAACCCCGCTGGCAAGCGTATTGGGAAACCAATCAAACTTTTGCCACGCCCGACCTCTCCGACGCATCCGGCGACGTCGTCAAGCGTTACGTCCTCGATATGTTTCCATACCCGAGTGGCGATGGGTTGCACGTCGGTCACCCGGAAGGATACACCGCGACGGACATCGTCTCGCGATTTGCCCGCGCCCGCGGTGAATTCGTACTGCATCCGATGGGCTTTGATGCGTTCGGTCTGCCCGCCGAGGAGCATGCCATTCGAACGGGGGAGCATCCGCGAGTACAAACCCAGCGGAATATAGATAACTTCACTCGTCAACTGAAAATGTTGGGATTCAGCTATGACTGGAACCGCGTTTTGGCCACGACCGACGAGGGCTACTTTCGCTGGACCCAGTGGATTTTTCTGTTGCTCTACGACACGTGGTTCGATACCACAGGGCAGAAAGGCCGCCCGATTTCGGAGTTACCCATTCCGGCGGAGGTCGAGTCTCAAGGAGAGCGCGCGATCGAACTGTACCGCGACTCGCGACGATTGGCTTACCAGGACGACGCATTGGTGAATTGGTGCGCCAAACTGGGCACGGTATTGGCCAACGAAGAAGTCGTCGATGGCAAGAGCGAAGTGGGAGGTCATCCTGTCAAACGCATTCCGCTGAGGCAGTGGATGTTGCGAATCACCGATTACGCTGAGCGCCTGATTGATGGACTCGAGGATTTGCAGTGGCCTGCGGGCATCAAGAAGCTCCAATCAGACTGGATCGGGCGCAGTACCGGTGCGGAGGTGGACTTTTACCTGCAGCCGGGCGCCCACCCGACCGATGCTGCGTCTGACGCAACTGCAAACGACGCTGCGCGCGGACCGTATGTGGCCTGGAAACGCGAGCGGGCTGCCAACGGATTCCCGACCCAACCCGGTCGTGATGCGCTGCGTGTGTACACGACGCGACCCGATACGCTATTTGGAGCCACGTACATGGTGGTTTCGCCGGAACATCCTTTAATCGATCTTCTGGTGAGCCCCGAACGCAAAGCCGAAGTGGATGCCTACCGCGAGCAGGCTTCGTTTAAGAGTGATCGCGAACGCACCGAGGGCGATCGCAAGAAGACAGGGGTCTTCACCGGCACCCACGCGATCAACCCGGCCGATGGGCGGTCGATCCCCGTCTGGGTCGCCGACTATGTTTTGGCCGGATATGGAACCGGCGCGATCATGGCGGTGCCGGCGCATGACATTCGCGATTTTGAATTCGCCGTTGCCTTTGATCTGCCAGTGATCGCAGTGGTCGATCCACCAGCTGAACATGCTCAACGCGAGGAAATCCTCGCAGGCCGAGCATGTTTCGTGGCCGAGGGCGTCGCAATCAATAGCGGGCAATACGATGGCAAAACCACCGACGAGGTGAAATCACATCTGACATCTTCGCTGGTTGAGCAGGGTCTCGCACGTCAAGCCGTCAATTACAAACTTCGGGATTGGCTGTTCAGTCGCCAGCGATTTTGGGGTGAGCCATTTCCCATTTTGCACGAGCTGGACAACGAAGGTAATCCGACCGGCATCAAACGCGGCGTTCCCGAACACCAACTGCCCGTCACGCTTCCAGAACTCGAAGATTTCAAACCGCACGGCCGGCCAGAACCGCCGTTGGCCAAGGCCGATGACGATTGGTTGATCGTCGAGCTTGATGGCAAGCGATATCGCCGCGAGACCAATACGATGCCGCAGTGGGCGGGATCGTGTTGGTACTATCTGCGTTACATCGATCCCCACAATCGTGAGCGTCTGATTGATCCTGAACTCGAACGCGCCTGGATGCCAGTTGATTTGTACGTCGGCGGCGCCGAGCATGCCGTATTGCACCTGCTCTACTCACGATTCTGGCACAAAGTGCTCTATGATCGCGGATACGTCACTTGCCCCGAACCATTTGGACGGCTCGTCAATCAAGGCATGATCCTCGGCGAAGTGGAGTTCACTGGCTATGTCGACGGGGATGGCAATCCAGTTTCGACGCAGCACGTTCGCCGTGATGCCGAGGGCAACCGGGTAAACAAGGACGGGCGCGCCGTGGAATCTGTCAAAATTGCCGAAGGCGATGTGCAGAAGAAGGGCGAAGGATTTGTCTTAGTCTCGGATCCAGCGATTAAAGTCGACAGTCGCGCCTTCAAGATGAGCAAGACTCGCGGCAACGTAGTCAACCCTGATGGTGTTGTCCGCGATTTCGGTGCCGATTCGTTGCGACTCTACGAGATGTTCATGGGACCGCTGGAGGCGACCAAACCTTGGGTCATGAACGGCGTTGGCGGTGTACGCGGATTTCTCGACCGGGTTTGGCGTTTGGTCGTCGATGAAAAAGCCGACGAGTTATGCGTCAGCGATGCAGTCGTCGACACGCCTTGTGACGAAGATCAGCGACGCGTACTGCACCAGACCATCCGCAAGGTCACCGAAGATACCGAGTCGATGAGTTTCAACACTGCGATCGCGAAAATGATGGAATTCTCCAATCACTTCACACGCAGCGAAACCCGACCCCGCGAGGCGATCGAAACGTTCCTGGTCCTGCTCAATCCCTATGCGCCTCACCTGTGCGAAGAATTATGGCGTCTGCTGGGCCATGACGAGTCCATCGCACTGCAGCCATGGCCGCAATGGGACGAGGCGGCGTTGGTGGAGTCCAGTATCGAAATCCCAGTACAACTCAATGGGAAGTTGAAAACAAAGATCAACGTTTCACCAGACGCAACCCAAGATCAAATGATCGCCGCCGCCATGGCGAGCGAACTGGTTACCCTGGCAATCGATGGCAAACAGGTCGTAAAGAAAATTGCGGTGCCCGGCCGGATGGTGAATCTCGTCGTCAAATGA
- a CDS encoding O-linked GlcNAc transferase, whose amino-acid sequence MKRSAKTFLRSLSLATIAACAFASDEVESTGTPEQVSVAGVVANEASRPLGSEEFSLRRRSTLELWRDRDKYREAIIVAARDDDPETAERARWILGRWQRGILSDTPPELAHQLAALAPIEAIEHLLEAGQFAAATIAMHESYGTLDFESISARVSITLDQRFPIYARAAVRSKTPKSFLDFLDAASSTSAMAVSRHDWAKLFATSDEPVAEMRLPESAKNWDSILTQRTQVLLNLLAGEVNAAMEAARAADQSRNMEQNDAVFAEFAPRQQTLVRSVQMLTSQWLPMASAASQSARECEYAASQLIDAAGDADSDAAPTYDLADKLARYHEDAIGHWAAALIAADRGLEMDIRAQAVAGLTANLKALGDDENGASAVADARALAWRTLLIHGEIDAGLSVIGRDDPAAAAMIAANASRNADAFDRLGFPVDQIDTQLETWIDEAIAAQRELFDASNSGDALRVAEAGASAETGVAPEIEKLFTLIRLLDGVNRDDAAWRIADRLSLPDLRVKRPQSSSTYLIRDYVLLSLLWTTHSDWMIRLGMRDWETESTIISRNAISQITVNDNYQVLAILQRFVQMQRPQATTIEAFQIACEIARADDVDRRRHADLVSELARSLRDGTLRHRVADEPDLHVYFRPSVDVWSELFAAHGRPDLAEPFLQRLSSSGDLKGALTLAKEYRLSGPSAISGDLYEVIWNAVAMSTSEGNPRFRDDVITAVTAVGEQWRAARDVGDQRTAEELLRQLRAMACTPSTDMRQQIADVLADLGQWQIADQVYRSTLVMTALTFDETQSMFDIARKYQGFVLRATASRLETTESAVDAPSIGDLSARDLELRHQAITWVDIAFVQTLDRISLRPQLYLVFPRLFAREKLELALSQTAAKPPAAAAQTVRQLLDRLRQLDAMDITTAESILPRLSELGLEDLAAAELKRMIQAADIHLKTFPVDAVIANNVAWGAAVNNIELDDALRLSRHAVRFEPDSAIYRDTLAEILARRGNFDEAAQIERSCVIDDPGQWHLHEQVKRFEQKLSKSR is encoded by the coding sequence ATGAAGCGTTCCGCTAAAACTTTTCTCCGCTCTCTATCGTTGGCGACGATCGCAGCGTGTGCCTTTGCATCCGACGAAGTCGAGTCCACGGGTACCCCCGAACAGGTTTCTGTGGCTGGAGTGGTGGCGAACGAGGCTTCGCGTCCCCTCGGGAGCGAAGAGTTCTCGCTGCGACGTCGCTCAACCCTGGAGCTATGGCGTGATCGAGACAAATATCGAGAGGCGATCATCGTGGCAGCCCGCGATGACGACCCGGAGACGGCGGAGCGGGCGCGGTGGATACTTGGCCGCTGGCAAAGAGGTATTTTGTCGGACACACCTCCTGAACTCGCTCACCAACTTGCCGCCCTCGCGCCCATTGAGGCGATCGAACACTTACTCGAAGCTGGGCAATTTGCCGCTGCGACAATTGCCATGCACGAATCCTATGGCACGCTCGACTTTGAATCGATTTCAGCGCGTGTGAGCATCACGCTCGATCAACGGTTTCCGATCTACGCGCGGGCCGCGGTGCGATCCAAGACGCCCAAGTCCTTCTTAGATTTCCTTGATGCTGCGAGTAGCACCTCGGCAATGGCCGTGAGTCGCCACGATTGGGCGAAATTGTTCGCGACGTCCGACGAACCAGTCGCCGAGATGCGATTGCCGGAGTCCGCTAAGAATTGGGATAGCATTTTGACTCAGCGCACCCAGGTTTTGCTGAACCTCCTAGCCGGTGAGGTAAACGCAGCCATGGAGGCGGCGCGGGCGGCAGACCAAAGCCGTAACATGGAACAGAATGATGCCGTGTTCGCCGAATTCGCCCCACGCCAGCAAACGCTCGTCCGCTCCGTGCAAATGCTGACGTCCCAGTGGCTGCCGATGGCATCCGCCGCATCCCAGTCTGCTCGTGAATGTGAATATGCCGCTTCGCAACTCATCGACGCGGCAGGCGACGCCGACTCGGATGCGGCACCAACGTATGACCTCGCCGACAAACTTGCCCGCTACCACGAAGACGCAATTGGTCACTGGGCTGCCGCCTTGATCGCTGCCGACCGCGGTCTTGAGATGGATATTCGGGCGCAAGCGGTGGCCGGTTTGACCGCGAATCTAAAAGCTCTCGGTGATGACGAAAATGGCGCGTCTGCGGTTGCCGATGCCCGCGCGCTGGCATGGCGTACGCTGTTGATCCACGGTGAAATCGATGCTGGGCTCAGCGTCATCGGAAGGGATGATCCCGCCGCGGCCGCGATGATCGCTGCTAACGCTTCACGCAACGCGGACGCGTTTGATCGACTAGGCTTTCCCGTTGACCAAATCGATACACAACTGGAGACTTGGATTGATGAGGCGATCGCCGCCCAACGAGAGTTATTTGACGCATCCAACTCAGGTGACGCCCTGCGTGTGGCTGAGGCCGGTGCCTCAGCGGAGACAGGAGTTGCCCCGGAGATTGAAAAACTATTCACATTGATTCGGTTACTCGATGGCGTTAATCGAGATGACGCGGCGTGGCGTATCGCCGACCGTTTATCACTGCCGGACTTGCGCGTCAAACGGCCGCAAAGCTCGTCGACATACCTAATTCGCGACTATGTCTTGTTGTCACTGCTATGGACCACACATTCGGATTGGATGATCCGATTGGGGATGCGCGACTGGGAAACAGAATCAACGATTATTAGTCGCAATGCGATAAGCCAAATCACCGTCAACGATAATTATCAGGTGTTGGCCATTTTGCAACGGTTTGTGCAAATGCAACGTCCTCAAGCGACGACGATCGAGGCATTTCAGATCGCCTGCGAAATCGCCCGTGCCGACGATGTTGATCGGCGCCGACACGCTGATTTGGTTTCCGAACTGGCCCGCAGCCTCCGCGATGGTACCCTCCGTCACCGCGTCGCCGACGAACCCGATCTGCATGTCTATTTTCGGCCGAGCGTGGACGTTTGGAGCGAGTTGTTTGCAGCCCACGGTCGGCCTGATCTAGCCGAACCGTTTCTACAACGGCTATCCAGTAGTGGCGACCTTAAAGGCGCCCTGACGCTGGCAAAAGAGTACCGACTCAGTGGCCCCAGCGCGATCAGTGGTGACCTCTACGAAGTCATTTGGAATGCGGTGGCCATGTCGACGAGCGAGGGGAATCCACGCTTTCGCGATGACGTGATTACTGCCGTGACGGCCGTCGGCGAACAGTGGCGGGCCGCTCGCGATGTGGGCGATCAGCGAACCGCCGAGGAACTTCTACGGCAGTTACGGGCCATGGCATGCACCCCATCGACCGATATGCGGCAACAGATCGCGGACGTGCTCGCCGATCTTGGCCAGTGGCAGATCGCAGATCAGGTTTACCGCTCAACATTGGTGATGACGGCTCTGACATTTGACGAGACGCAGTCAATGTTCGATATAGCGAGAAAATATCAGGGGTTCGTCCTGAGAGCGACTGCTTCCAGACTTGAGACGACGGAATCGGCGGTAGACGCCCCATCGATCGGCGACCTCAGCGCCCGCGACCTGGAGCTGCGCCACCAAGCGATCACATGGGTCGATATCGCCTTCGTTCAGACGCTCGATCGCATCAGTCTGCGGCCGCAGCTCTATCTCGTTTTCCCTCGCTTGTTCGCGCGTGAAAAACTGGAACTGGCCCTCTCGCAAACGGCTGCGAAACCGCCAGCGGCAGCTGCCCAAACGGTGCGGCAACTGCTCGATCGACTGCGACAACTCGATGCGATGGATATTACGACCGCAGAGTCAATTTTGCCGAGACTGAGTGAACTGGGTTTGGAGGATCTCGCTGCTGCCGAATTGAAACGCATGATCCAGGCTGCTGATATCCATCTAAAAACCTTTCCAGTCGATGCTGTCATCGCGAATAACGTCGCCTGGGGCGCCGCCGTCAATAACATCGAGCTGGACGATGCCCTGCGGTTATCCCGACATGCCGTCCGTTTCGAGCCCGATAGTGCGATCTATCGTGACACGCTTGCCGAGATATTAGCCCGCCGAGGCAATTTCGATGAGGCTGCCCAGATTGAACGAAGCTGCGTGATCGATGATCCCGGTCAGTGGCATTTGCACGAGCAGGTCAAAAGATTTGAGCAGAAACTTTCAAAGTCGCGTTGA